The Streptomyces pratensis genomic interval GAGTCGTCGGCGGGGGTGTCCGCGGGGACCTCCGGGACGGACGCATACAGTTCGGGCACGTGTACCAGTTCCTTCGTCGGACGAGCGCTTGACCTCGGGGGCGCGTTGCTGCCACGACGATAAGGCTCGGCGCCGGGCCGGGTCCCGTGTCCGGCCAGGTCCCCCCGTCCCGGAGGCGGGAGGGACCACGGATGGCCGGGTCAGCAACTCACCGGACCATTCGGTAGGTTGGTGTCATCGGTGATCCCGTCGCCGGCGCCCGTCGCCGGCACCCGTCGCATCGGAGGCGTCCATGAGTGACCACCCGCAGTCGTCCGTCGCCCCGGCTGCGGTCCCGTTGTCGGACCGGATCGACACCACACGGCCTCACTCGGCCCGCTTCTGGAACTACTTCGTGGGTGGGAAGGACAACTACGAGGTCGACCGTGAGATCGGGGACCAGATAAAGAACTTCTTCCCCGGACTGGTCGACGTCGCCGTGGCGGGCCGGCAGTTCCTCCGGCGTTCCGTGCGGCACCTCGTGGAGGAGCGGGGAATCCGGCAGTTCCTCGACATCGGCACCGGGCTGCCGACCGCGGACAACACGCACCAGGTCGCCCAGAGCTTCGCCCCCGACGCACGCATCGTCTACGTGGACAACGACCCGCTGGTCCTGGCACACGCGCGAGCCCTGCTCACCAGCACGCCCGAGGGGGTCACTGACTACATCGACGCCGACCTCTACCAGCCCGAGGCCGTCCTCGCCCAGGCCGCGAAGACGCTGGACTTCGACAAGCCCGTGGCCCTGATGCTCCTAGGCATACTCGGCCACGCCGACGACTTCGGCCGCGCCCGGGACGTCGTGGGCCGGCTCATGGCCGGTCTGCCGTCGGGCAGTCATCTCGTGGTGTACGACGGCACGCGCACCAGCGAGGGGATGATCGCCGCCGAGAAGGCCTACATCGAGAGCGGCGCCGTGCCCTACTACGTGCGTGAACCCGCGCAGATCGCCACGCTCTTCGACGGCCTCCAGTGGGTCGAACCCGGTTTCGTACGGCTCACCGAGTGGCACCCCGACGTGGAGAGCGCCACTGTTCCCGCCGACGTGGACGCCTTCGGAGGGGCCGCATACAAGCCGTAGCGCACGCGAGCCCGGGCACGGGACCGACTGCTCACCTGCACCGCACGATGCGGCGTGGTCCCCTGCTCAGTGCCCAGGCGTCCCTGGGGCCTGCTTTCCGGATGCCTCCCCTCGCGCAGGCGTACGCCAGGAGGTTGGCGTCGTGGGAGAAGGACGTACCGGGGCGCTGCCAGAAGCGGTAGCGCCAGTACTCCGGTGGAGAGCCCGGGAAGGGGCTCCTGGGGCCTATCTCCTCATGCCATATCAGTTTGCCGCTGCGGTAGAGGGTCCCGAACACGCCGCCCTTGGGATTGAAGTTGAGGCAGTAGGCGGTGGCCGGGGAAAGTCTGCGGGACAGCTCGTCCTGATCCAGCTCCAGCGAGAAGGGCTGGCTGACGACACAGCCGTACGCCGTGCCCGTGACGCCCACCGCGTACAGGCCGACCTCGTCGAACAGTGAACGCTGGTCCGTGTCCGGATCCTGCTGCAACAGGGGGCAGGACGCCGGATCGCCGCCGATCCGGCGGATGACCTCGTCCTCGTCGGCCACGTCGGTGAAGGTCACGTGCAGCCCGTCGGTGTGGATCCGCTCTGCCGAGAAGGCACCGATGAGCCGGTCGGCCCAGGTCTGCTCCATCCGTTCCGACGCTGACAACGGGACTGCTCCGGGGGTGCCGTCGACCATGGGTGCCAGTTCTGTCGTCAGCGCCAGCCGCCCGGGGGTCCACTCGTCCACACATGGCCTCCAGGGGTCGGCTCCCGCGTCGAGCAGAATCCGCACGATCTCACCACGTAGGCCCGCGACCGCCTGCCACAGAGGGGTGAGCCCTTCGGAGTCCGGCACGTCCACCTGCCCTGCGTGGGCGAGCAGCAGCCTCATGGCCGCGGCGTCGCCCTTCTCGGCCGCCACGTGCAGGGGTGTCGTCCAGACGAGCCCGGCCCCCGATCGCGCGGTGGCGGACTCCCCGTTCGCGAGCCGCGCTCCGATGCCTTCGAGATCGCTCCAGTCCTGGAGGTGCCAGCTCTTCGTATCCATGCCGCGAGCCTCGCACGGAGCACTGACACCATGACCGGGCCGGGCCGGTGGCTACGCCACCGCGACGATGCCGACTCATGCAGGTGAGGGCGCGTCTGCCGGTGTGAAACGCGCGCGCGTGTTAGGAATGCCGGGGCAGCGGACGGCCACCCGGATCACACTGGGCGCCGTCTGAAACGTCCCGGTAATCCGCCCGGCGTGGGAACTCTCTACCCTCGCTCGGGAATCGTCGGAGCACAGACGGAGGCGGTGCCGTGGGCGGCGCACCAGCACGCGGACGACAGACCGAGCACAGTGCGGAGCTGTCCCACCGCATCATCCACGGTTACCGCCGTGCGTACAGGATCGCGGGGGAGGGGCCCGCCATCCTGCTCATCCACGGCATCGGGGACTCGTCCGCGACCTGGGCGGAGGTGATTCCCGAGCTGGCCCGCCGCAACACCGTGATCGCTCCCGACCTCCTCGGTCACGGAGCCTCGGACAAGCCCCGGGCCGACTACTCGGTCGCCGGCTACGCGAACGGCATCCGGGACCTGCTGGGCGTCCTGGGCATCGAACGCGCCACCCTGGTCGGCCACTCGCTCGGCGGCGGTGTGGCCATGCAGTTCGCCTACCAGTACCCCGAACGCACCGACCGGCTCATCCTGGTGAGCGCGGGCGGCGTGGGGCGGGAGGTCAACCCCGTCCTTCGGGCGGTGTCCCTGCCGGGCGCCGACCTGATGCTGTCCACGCTGCGTCTGCCCGGCATGCGCAGCCAGGTCGGGCTCTTCACACGGATGATGAAGCTGCTCGACACCGACCTCGGGCAGGACGCCGGCGAACTGCTGGACCTCGTGGACGCCCTGCCCGACGCCACGTCCCGCAGTGCCTTCATCAGCACCCTGCGAGCGGTGGTCGACTGGCGCGGCCAGGCCGTCACGATGCTGGACCGCTGCTATCTGGCCCAGGGAATGCCCACGCTCCTGCTGTGGGGTTCACGGGACGGTGTCGTACCCGTGCACCACGCGTACGGTGCCCACGCGGCCATACCCGGCAGCCGCCTGGAGATCTTCGAGGGCGCCGGTCACTTCCCTTTCCACGCCGACCCCGCCCGCTTCCGCGCCCTCGTGGAGGACTTCATGCGGACCACGGCGCCTGCCGACTGGAGCCAGGAACGCTGGCGCGAACTCCTCCGTGCCGGCCGTCCCGGCAGCACGGAGGGTGCACCGGACCCCGCGTTCGACCGTGCGGTGGACCGCGACCTGCGGGAGGCGAGCGAGCGCAGCGCCACATGAGGACGCACGCCGCCACCGTGCCCTGGCTCTGCGAGCCTCCCGCCCCTGACATGCCCTCACCTGACGGCCGTCACCGTACGCGCAAGCCGGGTACGCAGGGGCGGGGGAGCCGCCGTCACACCTTGCGGGCGTGTCACACCTTGCGGGCGACCGCTGTCACGCCTTGCGGGCGACGGCGCACCACATGGGCAGGGCGTCGTCCGGGGTGTCGGAGGGACCGGGACGCCAGCGGGTCAGGTTGACCACACCGGGTTCCAGGATCTCCAGGCCCGCGCAGAAGCGCTCCACCTCCTTCTGGGTGCGCGGGGTGGCGGAGGCGTGGCCGGCCGCACGTTCGTTGTAGATCCGCATGGATTCGGCGACCTCGGGCGCGGTGACGTCGGCGGCCGGGTGCGACAGGACGAGGTGGCTGCCCGGGGCGAGGCGGTCCAGCAGACGGCGGGTGATGTCCCACGGGTCCTCGGCGTCCTTGACGTACTGGAGGATCGCCACCAGCATCAGGCCGACCGGCCTGCTCAGGTCGAGGGTGCGGGAGGCCGCGTCGAGAATCGCGTCCACGTCCCGCGCGTCGGCCTGCACGTAGTCCGTCTGCCCCTCGGGGCCGCTCACCAGCAGCGCCCGGGCGTGGGTGAGCACGATCGGGTCGTTGTCGACGTACACGACACGTGATTCGGGAGCGGCCCGCTGGGCCACCTCGTGCGTGTTCTCCGCCGCGGGGATGCCCGTGCCGATGTCCAGGAACTGGCGGATCCCGGACGCCGCGAGGTGACGCACGGCGCGGCCGAGGAAGGCCCGGTTGGCCCGGACCGACGGCACGATGGTCGGGTTCGCCTCCGCGGCGAGCTCGGCTGCCTCCTGGTCCACCGGATAGTGGTCCTTGCCGCCCAGCCAGACGTTGTAGACCCGGGCGGGATGCGCGTGCGTGGGATGGGGTGTGGGCAGCGCGTATTCGTTCATCGTTCGTCACCTCGTGCGGCCGGGAGGCCAGGTCGGACTCGTGTTCGGTCACGGTACCCCTTGATCCGGAACAGTCCGCTGACCGAGGGAGCGGCCGGCCGTACCGAAGCCCCTGCCGAGGAGCAATGCTGACCATCTGTCAGGTCGGGCGGACGGAGATCCGCCGTCACCGATCGTCCCGTTCGCCGTGCGATGACGGCGCCGCCGGGTGCCCGGGCCTCGTCTTCGGGTGTGCCGTAGGCTGATCCACTCATGATCTTGGGGGATCTGCGTGCGCGCGATGACGACTGCGGTGACAGCGGTACTGGCCGGCCTCCTCCTGCTCCGGGCGCCGTTCGCCTGATGCGCAGTCAGCCGGCGGAGGGGGTGCGGATGGCCGCGATGTCGAACTGCAGGCGCAGCCTCTCGCTCACCATGGCGCCGCCCTCGGCCAGCCGGGCGTTGTAGGTCAGACCCCAGTCGGAACGGTTGATGGTGGTGGTCCCGTCGAACCCGACACGCTCGTAACCGAACGGGTCGGTGACGTGACCGATGTACGTGAGGTCCAGAACCACCGGACCGGTTATGCCCCGGATGGTCAGGTCGCCGGTCATGCGGTAGACGTCCTTGCCGACGAGCTGCACGGCGGTACTCGCGAACGTCATGCGCGGGTGCCGCCCGGCGTCCAGGAAGTCGCGGCCCGTCAGATGCGCGTCGCGCTGCTCCACGCCGGTGTCGACGCTCGCGGTCGACAGGGAGATGTCGGCCCGGGAACGCTCGGGACGGCGCCCGTCGAAGTAGAGGCGGCTCTCGTACTCGAGGAACGCGCCACGCACCGTCGTCACCATGGCGTGCCGCACGGAGAAACCGATCCTGCTGTGAGCGGGGTCGATCATCCACTCACCGGTGAGAGCCGCGAGGCGGGGATCGGGCAGAACTGCAGCACCGGCGGCCGTGGGGGCGGCGATTGGCTCCTCTGTGCGGGGCTCCGGACGGCGGAGCAAGGAGCTGCGGCTGAAGAGGTTCATGAAACAGTTAGTTACGCTGAGGTAAGTGGCACCCGCAAGAGCTGATCAAGGAACCCGAACATCCGTGGTCAGACCTTCACAAGGTGACGTCCGGGGGAACGAGGACGGTGGCCGAGCGTGGCGAGACGGTGATCGGTGGCACGGGACAGGGCCTGCGGTGCGCTTCCGTGAAGAGATGGGGGGACGCCCGTGGACGAGGGTGACAAGGCAACTTGGCGCCGGTCCCTGGGCGCTCTTTTCGGGGAAGGCATGTTCGCGGCAGTGGGCGCGCGACGGCGCGACGACTGGCGGCTCGATGCTCTCGACGTCATGCAGCTGAGGACGGACGATCCACGCGACTGGCTGGAGCCGCTCACGGCACCCGGAGGCCGCAGCAGGTGCGGGACGGATCCCGGGAATCCGTTCGTCGCAGTCACTCATGGTGACTTCGATTCGGTTTTCCCTGTGTCCAGGAGGGGTGCCGAACAGATCATGGTCACGCTCCAGGGCGAGTGGTTCCGCATCGACGGCATACCGGGTTTCGCGGAGCAGCAGGCCGAGCTGACCTCTCACGCGGGAGTGCTGTTGGGAAGATTCGGGAGTGATGCCCTGTTCTTCACCAATGTTTCGGCGGCGAGGGAGAATCCGCATGCCGATATGTTCGATCACGGGGGTGCCTATGAGGGTTTCAGCGGACACGTGATCGACTGCGGTGTCGTAGCGGTCTCTTCGACCGAGGTCGGCATCTTCTGGGGTTTCACGGTTGACTGAGGTTTCGGCAGTACGTGACGCACCCGCCGCCCACGCAAGCATCGCCCCCACGCGTCGACTGCTCGTGCAGGCATCCCGGTTGCCCCGCTCTTCCGGACCTCCCGCGAGCCGGTGCCTGTCGGGCTGTCCGCCCGTTCCGGTGGCCGTGCCGCTGCTCTCCGTCGGTACCGCTCCACGGGCAGGCTCGCGTTCGTCGGTCACAACACCCGTAACGACGACGTGGTCTTCATCCGCAGGAGCAGCGGCGGCGTCACCTGCCTCGCCCCCGAAAGGAGCATTACCTTCGGGAGCGGCGTGACACTGACCGGCATCCGGATCTCAAGCGCCTCCAGCTGCGGCTGAGTGCCACCGCACCTGCGCCGGGCGTGGCGCGCGTAGTGGTCTGCGTGGTGGCTGCCGCGGCTCGGCGTGGGCGGCGGGACGGGCAACGTCCCGCCGTCCCGGTCACAGGGCATCGCCGGCCGTGCGTGGCCACGCAGGAACCAGGGCGCCTGCCCACCCCCCTGCTGGGAGTCGAGCAGACCGGGTCGTCTCTCTTGCCGGCCAGGTTCGACGTGGTCGTGGCCGTGGTCCGCGTCCGGCGCCGGGCGGGAGGAGAGCCCTGTCGTACCCCTCTGGCAGGCTGACGACAGGAGAACCCCTCGCGCGAAGGAGCGACACGTGCCGCATCACCCCGTCACGCCTTCCGGGGTGACGTCTGCAGAGGAACGCTCGGACCTCGATGCCGTCAAGGCCTGGTGGCTGACCCTCGGAGGCGAGGGATTCGTGGCACTGCCACCGCCGACCCGGAACCGCTACACCCAGAGCGACGGCCATGAGGACGCGGCTGAAGTGATCGAAAGGCTCGGACTCGGCGCCGGTACCTCCTTCGCGTACTGGCAATGGCAGTCCCACCAGACCTTCGACCGCTCCGGCGCCCTCACCGGCGAGCTGATGCTGCACTGGGGTGGCGACCACGCTGCCGTCGCCGCCCACCTGGGCAGCGGACCGGCCGGGTACCAGGTGATCGACAGCGGGCCGCAGGGCGCCTTCCGGCTCGACCGGATCACCCGACGGGACGGCGCGGGGATGCCCGACCCCGAAGACCCGTCCGCGGTCCGGCAGTTCCTCGACGAGTTGGACTTCCAGGCCCCCGCGGGACCGCTGCCGCGTGGGTTCCGCCCGCTGACCGGAACCGAGGCCGACTGGCTGCACGACCGATTGCGCACTCCTGACCTGTCCACCGCGGGCCGGTTCGTCACGTCCCTGGAGCGGCGGGACGCGCTCACCCGCGAGGAAGCGATGCGACTGCTGCCGGCCTGGAGGGACGTATACGCCGGACGGCTCACCGCGTGGAACGGCTGGCAGGGACTGTTGCACGCGCTGATACGCCTCTACCAGGGCCAGGGCCAGGGCCAGGAGCTGGGGAACGAGCGTGAGACGGATCAGGTCTGGGCAGCCGTCGCCGCCGTGGGGCCCAAGGGGGCAGGCGTCCTCGGCGAGGGGCCCTCGGAGCGCGGCCTGGCCCTCGTGCGGGACTGGGCGCTGTCGGGTGACCGAGAGGCGGTCGGCGCCTGGCTGACTGTGCATCAGGCGGTGCGGGAGCCTGACGCGGTGACGGCCGCGTGTTCGCTCGCTACGGAGCTGGCCGCCCACGACGCGCCGGATGTGTCGTTGCGCGCACTGTTCTCCGCGTTCAGCCGAGCCGGGACGGCCGCGTGGCTACGGGACTCCGGGGTGGACCGATCGGCCGGGCCGATGCACTCCGCGCTGTCCTCGGTGTGGTTCAGCACCGACGAGCGCCTGCCGCACCGACTCCGCGTGGCAGCGGCGGAAGCTGGGCAGGAGCGGGTCGCGGAGGTGCGCGCGGACGCCACCCGCCTCGGACCGGCTTACGCCGAGCTCACCGGCACCGCAGCCTCGGAGGCACTGGCCGCCGCCGACCGGTTCGAGGACGCCTGCGCCGGACTCCTGGCCGGGACCGGCCCCGACCTGACCGCCGGCGAGGGCGCGTTGCGTGACACCTGGCACCGCTACCGGACCCTGACCGACGCCGACATCGCGTGGCTGCGGGCCCAGGTGGCGGACGACAGAACTGGAATGCAGGGGCTCGGATTCTGCCTCGAACTGCTCTACGCCCATGGCGTGGCCAGCACGGCCGAGGTGGACGCGCTCCTGCCACGTTGGAAGAAGGTGCTCACCAAGCAGTACAGGACGACGTACACGGAGTGGCGGCACCCGATGGTCACCCTGACGTGTCTGGCGCTCGACGTCGGACATCCTGTCGCGGCCGACCTGCTGGCCTGGTGGACGAAGCCCAAGCCGCTCTGGAAGAACGACCTGAGGTTCCTCACCCACCTCGGCGCCCCGGACGAGTCCAAGGCCGCTGAACTGTGGGAGTTCATCGAGTCGGGCGCCCACGACACCGGTCATCTGATGACCTGGGTGCTGATGCGCGCCAGGCTCGACGGCTTGCCCCCGTCGCACGTCGCCGACTCACTGGTGCGCGGGTCGCACGCGCGCGCGTACGTCCTCCACCGGGTGCTGATCGGGGTGGTCGACCCGGCACAGCCGCTGTGGCACTACAGCGTCAACTCGCGCAGCCAGGACTGGTGGAGACGTGCTCAGGCGGTCGCGGACGACGCCTCGTTGTCCGCGCAGGCTCGCGCGATCGGTCTGGAGGCGGCCCGCGGGCACTACTTGATCCGCCGCCCGGACCAGGTACGTCCCGCACCGACACAGACCGATCTGGAGAGGGCGCGGGCCTGGATCGACGAACACGACGGCGGCTGAAGTCCCGCCGTACGTCGCCGGAAGCGCGCTACGTCGGCGATGCTGCCGCTCCGGGCGGGCTTTCTGCCCGATCGCCCGGATGACCGTGCCGCGCCGCCCTCGACGGACAGGGAAGTCGCGTCACCGTC includes:
- a CDS encoding alpha/beta fold hydrolase; its protein translation is MGGAPARGRQTEHSAELSHRIIHGYRRAYRIAGEGPAILLIHGIGDSSATWAEVIPELARRNTVIAPDLLGHGASDKPRADYSVAGYANGIRDLLGVLGIERATLVGHSLGGGVAMQFAYQYPERTDRLILVSAGGVGREVNPVLRAVSLPGADLMLSTLRLPGMRSQVGLFTRMMKLLDTDLGQDAGELLDLVDALPDATSRSAFISTLRAVVDWRGQAVTMLDRCYLAQGMPTLLLWGSRDGVVPVHHAYGAHAAIPGSRLEIFEGAGHFPFHADPARFRALVEDFMRTTAPADWSQERWRELLRAGRPGSTEGAPDPAFDRAVDRDLREASERSAT
- a CDS encoding SAM-dependent methyltransferase; translated protein: MNEYALPTPHPTHAHPARVYNVWLGGKDHYPVDQEAAELAAEANPTIVPSVRANRAFLGRAVRHLAASGIRQFLDIGTGIPAAENTHEVAQRAAPESRVVYVDNDPIVLTHARALLVSGPEGQTDYVQADARDVDAILDAASRTLDLSRPVGLMLVAILQYVKDAEDPWDITRRLLDRLAPGSHLVLSHPAADVTAPEVAESMRIYNERAAGHASATPRTQKEVERFCAGLEILEPGVVNLTRWRPGPSDTPDDALPMWCAVARKA
- a CDS encoding SAM-dependent methyltransferase, producing the protein MSDHPQSSVAPAAVPLSDRIDTTRPHSARFWNYFVGGKDNYEVDREIGDQIKNFFPGLVDVAVAGRQFLRRSVRHLVEERGIRQFLDIGTGLPTADNTHQVAQSFAPDARIVYVDNDPLVLAHARALLTSTPEGVTDYIDADLYQPEAVLAQAAKTLDFDKPVALMLLGILGHADDFGRARDVVGRLMAGLPSGSHLVVYDGTRTSEGMIAAEKAYIESGAVPYYVREPAQIATLFDGLQWVEPGFVRLTEWHPDVESATVPADVDAFGGAAYKP
- a CDS encoding YceI family protein — its product is MNLFSRSSLLRRPEPRTEEPIAAPTAAGAAVLPDPRLAALTGEWMIDPAHSRIGFSVRHAMVTTVRGAFLEYESRLYFDGRRPERSRADISLSTASVDTGVEQRDAHLTGRDFLDAGRHPRMTFASTAVQLVGKDVYRMTGDLTIRGITGPVVLDLTYIGHVTDPFGYERVGFDGTTTINRSDWGLTYNARLAEGGAMVSERLRLQFDIAAIRTPSAG
- a CDS encoding ankyrin repeat domain-containing protein, producing MDTKSWHLQDWSDLEGIGARLANGESATARSGAGLVWTTPLHVAAEKGDAAAMRLLLAHAGQVDVPDSEGLTPLWQAVAGLRGEIVRILLDAGADPWRPCVDEWTPGRLALTTELAPMVDGTPGAVPLSASERMEQTWADRLIGAFSAERIHTDGLHVTFTDVADEDEVIRRIGGDPASCPLLQQDPDTDQRSLFDEVGLYAVGVTGTAYGCVVSQPFSLELDQDELSRRLSPATAYCLNFNPKGGVFGTLYRSGKLIWHEEIGPRSPFPGSPPEYWRYRFWQRPGTSFSHDANLLAYACARGGIRKAGPRDAWALSRGPRRIVRCR